Proteins encoded together in one Oenanthe melanoleuca isolate GR-GAL-2019-014 chromosome 7, OMel1.0, whole genome shotgun sequence window:
- the USP37 gene encoding ubiquitin carboxyl-terminal hydrolase 37, translating into MALLKVHGPVRMRSMQTGITKWKEGSFEIVEKDNKVNLVVHYNVGGIPTTFQLSHNIKTVTLRPNGRKLCCLMLTLKDTSFLTIDKVPFKDANEMRMYLDAVHQDRVHTAGKPSQGSGSFGGVLGSRATQKEANRQFSYIENQTPPKRVTVESKEENTFRKVLGTPARGSIKNSAGAGTPSNRVNMSASPASSVPHRTGLLENREKRKRTQPPGSEMSEDYPKENDSSTNNKALSDPAWKYLNSSREKQLNLKQAEENRTSGVLPLQSSSFYGSRSSSKEFSTGSSTLDRSSVSSQTSSAKRSLGFLSQPAPLSVKKMRSNQDYTGWNKPRVPLSTHPQQQLQGFSNLGNTCYMNAILQSLFSIQSFANDLLKQGIPWKKIPLNALIRRFAHLLAKKDVCSPEVKKELLKKVKSAISATAERFSGYMQNDAHEFLSQCLDQLKEDMEKLNKTWKSEPAPNEDNSPGRASDDLSATKVYTCPVISNLEFEVQHSIICKMCGETVTKREQFNDLSIDLPRRKKFLPSRSIQDSLDLFFRAEEIEYSCEKCNGKSAVVTHKFNRLPRVLILHLKRYSFNVALSLNHKVGQQVVIPRYLTLLSHCTESTRLPLTLGWSVHSAISRPLKASQMVNSCTVSTSTPCRKYTFKSKSSAALYVDSDSDDEPLKRSVAHSQRLCNIQSRDQQQLQEEPEKGSKRSKMENDKPELGNAGFDGMSEDELLAAVLEISKREASLSLSHDEDKPTSSPDTGFGDDEIQELPENLESMEMEKPKTVLDPGPANFTEITKDFDENKENKTPEGSQGEVDWLQQYDMEREREEQELQQALAQSLQEQEAREQKEDDDLKRATELSLQEFNSSLLDSVGSDEDSGNEDVLDMEYSEAEAEELKRNAETGELPHSYRLISIVSHIGSTSSSGHYISDVYDIKKQSWFTYNDLEVSRTLETTVQCDRDRSGYIFFYMHKDIFDELLETEKNAQPLSMEVGRSVRQPL; encoded by the exons ATGGCGCTGTTAAAGGTGCACGGACCTGTCCGGATGCGCAGCATGCAGACTGGGATTACGAAATGGAAAGAAGGGAGCTTTGAAATTGTGGAGAAGGACAACAAAGTGAATCTAGTAGTTCACTACAATGTTGGAGGAATTCCAACCACGTTTCAG TTAAGCCATAACATTAAAACTGTGACCTTACGACCAAATGGCAGAAAACTGTGCTGCCTGATGCTTACACTAAAGGATACCAGCTTTCTGACAATTGATAAGGTACCATTTAAAGATGCAAATGAAATGAGGATGTATTTGGATGCAGTCCATCAAGACAGGGTCCATACTG CTGGGAAACCCTCACAAGGATCTGGCAGCTTTGGAggtgtgctgggcagcagggccacaCAGAAGGAAGCTAACAGGCAATTCTCTTACATAGAGAACCAG ACTCCTCCCAAAAGAGTGACTGTGGAGAGCAAGGAGGAAAATACATTTCGCAAGGTGCTGGGTACCCCAGCAAGAGGCTCTATTAAGaattctgctggagctggaacaCCAAGCAACAGGGTGAACATGTCAGCATCTCCTGCATCATCAGTCCCTCACAGGACAGGCTTGTTGGAGAATCG tgaaaagaggaaaagaacacAACCCCCTGGTTCAGAAATGAGTGAAGATTATCCCAAAGAGAATGATTCTTCAAC GAATAATAAAGCCTTGAGTGATCCAGCATGGAAGTACTTGAATAGTAGCAGAGAGAAACAGTTGAACCTGAAGCAGGCTGAGGAGAATAGGAcatcag gTGTTTTACCACTGCAGTCATCATCTTTTTATGGTAGTCGGTCCTCTTCAAAAGAGTTCTCCACTGGCAGTTCCACCCTGGACAG GTCTAGTGTATCCAGCCAGACCTCTTCAGCTAAAAGGAGCCTGGGATTCCTTTCTCAGCCTGCCCctctttctgttaaaaaaatgaGATCTAATCAAGATTACACAGGATGGAACAAACCCCGAGTGCCCCTTTCCACCCATCCTCAACAACAGTTGCAAGg gtttTCAAATTTGGGAAACACCTGCTATATGAATGCCATTCTACAGTCCTTGTTTTCAATTCAGTCTTTTGCTAATGATTTGCTCAAACAGGGTatcccatggaaaaaaattccactcAATGCACTTATCAG ACGTTTTGCCCATCTGCTTGCTAAAAAGGATGTCTGCAGCCCTGAGGTTAAGAAAGAGCTGCTCAAGAAGGTGAAAAGTGCCATTTCAGCTACTGCAGAGAGATTTTCTGGCTACATGCAGAAT GATGCACATGAGTTCTTGAGCCAGTGTCTGGATCAGCTGAAGGAAGACATGGAAAAGTTAAACAAAACTTGGAAGAGTGAACCAGCCCCTAATGAGGATAACTCACCAGGACGTGCTTCTGATGACCTCTCAGCCACCAAAGTTTATACATGTCCTGTTATCAGTAACTTAGAGTTTGAGGTTCAACATTCTATAATTTGCAAAAT GTGTGGTGAAACAGTCACTAAACGAGAGCAGTTTAATGACCTCTCCATTGACCTTCCTCgaaggaagaaattccttccttcccGATCAATCCAGGATTCTCTTGACCTCTTTTTTCGG GCAGAGGAGATTGAATATTCCTGTGAGAAGTGCAATGGAAAGTCTGCTGTTGTCACACACAAGTTCAACAGGCTTCCCAG GGTCCTGATTCTTCATCTGAAACGATACAGCTTCAATGTAGCATTGTCTCTCAATCATAAAGTCGGGCAGCAAGTGGTTATTCCAAGATACTTAACCCTGCTTTCCCACTGTACAGAAAGCACCAGGCTGCCACTGACACTGGGATGGAGCGTCCATTCTGCCAT TTCCCGCCCATTGAAAGCCTCCCAAATGGTGAATTCCTGTACTGTAAGCACTTCCACACCTTGTAG aaaatatacTTTCAAGTcaaagagctctgcagcactctATGTAGATTCTGACAGTGATGATGAGCCATTGAAACGCTCTGTTGCCCATAGCCAAAGGTTGTGTAATATACAGAGTAGAGATCAGCAGCAACTGCAAGAAGAGCCAGAAAAG GGTtcaaaaagaagtaaaatggaGAATGATAAACCCGAGCTGGGTAATGCTGGTTTTGATGGGATGAGTGAAGATGAGCTGCTAGCAGCAGTCTTAGAGATTAGCAAAAGGGAAGCTTCTCTGTCTCTGAGCCATGATGAAGATAAGCCCACAAGCAGCCCAGACACTGGTTTTGGTGATGATGAAATTCAGGAATTGCCAGAAAACCTGGAATCTATGGAGATGGAGAAACCCAAAACAGTATTAGACCCAG GTCCTGCCAATTTCACTGAGATAACTAAAGATTTTGATGAGAATAAGGAAAACAAGACTCCAGAAGGCTCCCAAGGGGAGGTGGACTGGCTGCAGCAGTACGAtatggagagagagagggaagaacAAGAACTTCAGCAGGCACTGGCTCAGAGCCTTCAAGAGCAA GAGGCACGAGAACAGAAAGAGGATGATGACCTCAAACGAGCCACGGAATTAAGTCTACAAG AGTTTAACAGCTCTCTCCTGGACAGTGTTGGCTCTGATGAAGACTCTGGGAATGAGGATGTTCTGGACATGGAGTATTCAGAAGCTGAAGCAGAAGAGCTGAAAAGAAATGCTGAG acaggAGAGCTTCCTCACTCCTATCGTCTCATCAGCATCGTCAGCCACATTGGAAGCACATCATCGTCAG GTCATTATATCAGTGATGTCTATGACATCAAGAAGCAGTCCTGGTTCACCTACAATGACCTGGAAGTCTCTAGAACTCTGGAGACCACTGTTCAGTGTGACAGAGACCGAAGCGGATACATCTTCTTCTACATGCACAA AGACATCTTCGATGAGTTactagaaacagaaaaaaatgcacagccACTTAGCATGGAAGTAGGAAGATCAGTTCGTCAGCCTCTGTGA
- the VIL1 gene encoding villin-1, which translates to MVELSAKVSRTLNKTTPGIQIWRIENMEMVPVPTKSYGNFYEGDCYVLLSTRKSGSNFSYDIHYWLGKESSQDEQGAAAIYTTQMDDHLGSVAVQHREAQGHESETFRAYFKQGIIYKKGGVASGMKHVETNTYNVQRLLHVKGKKNVVAGEVEMSWKSFNRGDVFLLDLGQLIIQWNGPESNRNERLRAMTLAKDIRDRERGGRAKVGVVDGEDEDASPELMKVLKHVLGEKRDIQPAIPDEKVDQIVKSSLKLYHVSNANGNLVIQEVGVRPLTQDMLLHEDCYILDQGGIRIFVWKGKNASKEEKQQAMSRALGFIKAKNYPDSTSVETENDGSESAVFRQLFQKWTLPNQSTGLGKTHTVGKVAKVEQVKFDATTLHAQPQMAAQQKMVDDGSGEVEVWRVENNELVPVEKKWLGHFYGGDCYLILYTYFVGPKVNRIIYIWQGRQASPDELAASAYQAVALDQKYNNEPVQIRVTMGKEPAHLMAIFKGKMVVYSGGTSREGSTEPAPSTRLFQVHGTNEYNTKAFEVPVRASSLNSNDVFVLKTPSCCYLWYGKGCSGDEREMAKTVADIISKMEKPVIAEGQEPPEFWLALGGKSQYASSKRLQEETPSVPPRLFECSNKTGTFLATEIIDFTQEDLEESDVYLLDTWDQVFLWIGKEANESEKEAAAVMAQEYLRSHPSGRDLNTPIIVVKQGHEPPTFTGWFLAWDPLSWDDKKSYETLRAELGDDSSFGQLTSVITSTQEVFTASTTLVPSKLEIFPLDVLVNTSAEDLPRGVDPSRKEDHLSNEDFQAVFGMNRSAFSSLPLWKQQKLKKDKGLF; encoded by the exons ATGGTGGAGCTCAGCGCCAAAGTCTCCAGGACACTGAACAAGACCACGCCGGGCATCCAGATATGGCGAATTGAG AACATGGAGATGGTGCCAGTGCCCACCAAAAGCTACGGCAACTTCTACGAGGGGGATTGCTACGTCCTGCTGTCG ACGCGCAAGTCTGGGAGCAACTTCAGCTACGACATCCACTACTGGCTGGGCAAGGAGTCCAGCCAGGATGAGCAGGGGGCAGCTGCAATCTACACCACCCAGATGGATGATCACCTGGGCTCAGTGGCCGTGCAGCACCGCGAGGCCCAGGGACACGAGAGCGAGACCTTCCGCGCCTACTTCAAGCAGGGAATCAT ctaTAAGAAGGGTGGGGTGGCCTCAGGCATGAAGCATGTGGAGACAAACACCTACAACGTCCAGCGGCTGCTGCATGTGAAGGGCAAGAAGAATGTGGTGGCAGGAGAG gtggagaTGAGCTGGAAAAGCTTCAACAGAGGAGATGTATTCCTGCTGGACCTGGGCCAGCTCATCATCCAGTGGAATGGCCCTGAGAGCAACCGGAACGAGAGGCTGAGG gcGATGACCCTGGCCAAGGATATCCGGGACCGGGAGCGTGGGGGCCGTGCCAAGGTGGGCGTAGTGGATGGTGAGGATGAGGACGCCTCACCAGAGCTCATGAAGGTCCTTAAGCATGTGCTGGGTGAGAAGAGGGACATCCAGCCAGCCATCCCTGATGAAAAAGTGGACCAGATAGTCAAGTCCTCCCTCAAGCTCTACCA CGTCTCCAATGCCAATGGGAACCTGGTCATACAGGAGGTGGGAGTTCGACCCCTAACTCAAGACATGCTCCTGCACGAG GACTGCTACATCCTTGATCAAGGAGGTATCAGGATTTTCGTCTGGAAGGGCAAGAATGCCAGcaaggaggagaagcagcaggcaATGAGCAGGGCGCTG GGCTTCATCAAAGCCAAGAACTATCCAGACAGCACCAGCGTGGAAACAGAGAATGATGGGTCTGAGTCAGCTGTCTTCAGGCAGCTCTTCCAAAAATGGACTCTCCCAAACCAGAGCACTGGGTTGGGCAAAACCCACACCGTAGGCAAAGTGG CCAAGGTGGAGCAGGTGAAGTTTGATGCTACCACTCTGCATGCCCAGCCCCAGATGGCTGCCCAGCAGAAGATGGTGGATGATGGATCTGGAGAAGTGGAG GTCTGGCGTGTGGAGAACAATGAGCTGGTGCCTGTAGAGAAGAAGTGGCTGGGCCATTTCTATGGTGGGGATTGCTACTTGATCCTCTACACCTATTTTGTGGGGCCCAAGGTGAACCGCATCATCTACATCTGGCAG ggccgCCAAGCCAGCCCAGACGAGCTGGCTGCCTCTGCCTACCAAGCCGTCGCCCTGGACCAGAAGTACAACAACGAGCCCGTGCAGATTCGTGTCACCATGGGCAAGGAGCCAGCCCATTTGATGGCCATCTTCAAGGGCAAGATGGTGGTGTATTCG ggtGGCACATCACGGGAGGGCAGCACTGAGCCCGCGCCCTCCACCCGCCTCTTCCAAGTGCACGGCACCAACGAGTACAACACCAAGGCCTTCGAGGTGCCTGTCCGAGCCTCCTCCCTCAACTCCAACGATGTCTTTGTGCTCAAAACCCCCAGCTGCTGCTACCTCTGGTATGGGAAG ggctgcagcgGGGATGAACGGGAGATGGCCAAGACTGTGGCTGACATAATCTCCAAGATGGAGAAGCCAGTGATTGCAGAAGGACAGGAGCCACCTGAGTTCTGGCTGGCCCTGGGGGGCAAGTCCCAATATGCCAGCAGCAAGAG gctgcaggaggagaccccctctgtgcccccccgACTCTTTGAGTGCTCTAACAAGACAGGCACCTTCTTGGCCACGGAGATCATAGACTTCACCCAGGAGGACCTGGAGGAGAGTGATGTTTACCTACTAGACACCTGGGAccag GTTTTCCTCTGGATTGGGAAAGAGGCCAATGAGTCAGagaaggaggcagcagcagtgatggcacAGGAGTACCTGCGGAGCCACCCCAGCGGGCGGGACCTCAACACCCCCATCATTGTGGTGAAGCAGGGCCATGAGCCCCCCACCTTCACTGGCTGGTTCCTGGCCTGGGACCCTCTCAGCTGGGAT GACAAGAAATCCTACGAGACgctgagagctgagctgggcgATGACAGCAGCTTTGGGCAGCTCACCTCA GTGATCACATCCACACAAGAGGTCTTCACTGCCTCCACCACTCTTGTCCCCTCCAAACTGGAGATCTTTCCCTTGGATGTGCTGGTGAACACCTCAGCTGAGGACCTGCCCCGGGGTGtggatcccagcaggaaggag GACCACCTCTCCAATGAGGACTTCCAGGCTGTTTTTGGCATGAACCgctctgccttcagcagcctGCCCTTGTGGAAACAACAGAAGCTCAAGAAAGACAAAGGACTCTTCTAG